The following is a genomic window from Acyrthosiphon pisum isolate AL4f unplaced genomic scaffold, pea_aphid_22Mar2018_4r6ur Scaffold_267;HRSCAF=680, whole genome shotgun sequence.
gccTTAAACAAATGATCAGAAAACGGCATCATTTGTTTATCTACCCTAAGTTATCGTATAATTGTCACAACGATGAGTCTTATTTTTGCATTGTTCTATTTGACATTTATCACGGTATGCAAGCTCGCGGAGGAAATTATGAGAAAAGTCCATCTGGAACATCTTCAAAACGGTGACTGCCGGTACAAATCGGAGGACGCGCCGGTTTGTCGACCGACTtcgtaatgataatatcataataatttgcgTTTTTTTCTTTGTGTTTCAGACTTCAGCCAGCCCATCGCGCAAAGACAAGTTCGCTCAGGTGAACATTTGGGGACCTTGTGCCCCCTACCGTCGCGGCCGGGTGATGTACTCGTCACGGCCAAATAACGGAACAGAGAGCGAGCCGGCTGCCGTTCGATCGAGGTGTCCACCGGCACGGAACGTGGCCGACCATCGATTCAGGTGTACAGCGACGGCGCCGACTTTCCCGGCACGGAACGTGGCCGACCATCGATTCAGGTGTACAGCGACGGCGCCGACTTTCCCGGCACGGAACATGGCTGACCATCGATTCATGTGTACATCGACGGCGCCGACTTTCCCGGCACGGAACGTGGTCGATCATCAAATCAAGTGTCCACCGACGCCGCCTAATGTACCGGCACAGAACGTAACCCCGGCCTCGGATACGACGTCGTCGCGGCCGATTGCCGGCTACAAGAACGTGGCCGACCATCAAATCAAGTGTCCACCGACGCCGCCTAATGTACCGGCACAGAACGTAACCCCGGCCTCGGACACGACGTTGTCGCGGCCGACGACGCCCCGCGAATTTTACGTGGGCCCGGCAATGTTTGTGGTGTGGAGACAGTCGGCCCCGAACGTGGCTGGATGTCCGC
Proteins encoded in this region:
- the LOC107885264 gene encoding formin-like protein 5; the protein is MSLIFALFYLTFITVCKLAEEIMRKVHLEHLQNGDCRYKSEDAPTSASPSRKDKFAQVNIWGPCAPYRRGRVMYSSRPNNGTESEPAAVRSRCPPARNVADHRFRCTATAPTFPARNVADHRFRCTATAPTFPARNMADHRFMCTSTAPTFPARNVVDHQIKCPPTPPNVPAQNVTPASDTTSSRPIAGYKNVADHQIKCPPTPPNVPAQNVTPASDTTLSRPTTPREFYVGPAMFVVWRQSAPNVAGCPPPPPVPEFYVGPAWFDVNGPPPLPCCVAASRFTYPPPPPQRSGPGVAGVPAAAGSA